TTCGGTATTACTTCTAGTGATGCTGCTAATCGTTTATTACGGAAATTTCAATTTCCTAGCACTGGTACTTATAAAAATCGAATCTACTATCTTCCTGATAATTTAATAGAATATATGAAACCATTTTTTTAATGCTACTTTGGGGGAGATTGGGGTAGTTGAATGTTTGAAGTTATGTTTATCGGAGGTTTATCTTTGTTTCGCGGGTAAACAAGTTGCTTTCGCGGGTATTTCCATGCGTTCCGCGGGTAAACGTTTTGCTTTCGCGGGTATTCTCCTTCGTTTCGCGGGTAAACGTTCTACTTTCGCGGGTATTCTCCTGCGTTTCGCGGGTATTCTCCCTCATTCCGCGGGTAATCAAATCATTCCCGCATATACCTTCATTCCATAATCATAAAGAAAAAAGTGATTCCGGTTGAACGGAATCACTTTGTTTTTACGGGTTAGTCATTGTATTGCGGTCTTCTCTCATAGTGCCGTTGTTTCGTTCAACACCATTTACACCATTGGCATTTGGTACGTTGTCATAGCCATTTGTGCCATTGACATCCGCATTCGAACCTGGTGTTGTTGCTTCTGGCATAACAGTATTTTCTCTTACTGTGCCATCATTTACAGTACCGTCGTTAACAGTACCATTGTTGACGTTACGATCGTAGACATTGTGATTCTTATCTGGATCGACAACATCTTCTACATCATTAACACCTCGTTTAACGTCGTTTTTCACGTTCTCCATTGGGGTTTCAGCTGCATTATTACCCCAGTTACAACCTCCAAGGAATACTGTAGCAAGGATAATGGCTAAAAATGACATTTTCCACATATAAAAAACCTCCTTTCTTGAGTACTATGTCATCAAATACAACATGTGCATTTGTGATCCTACATAGATTGCCCGAGAAAGGAGGGAACTATCCGATTTTTTGTGCAAAAACTATTTTTGTTTATCTTTCAGTAATTGCTCAATGTATGCAGCTTCTGCTTTACAATTATAGGTATAGTTTGTACCTAATTCTTTTTGTAAAGCTTCGATTGTTTCGACTTGTTTAGCGGTTGGTTCTTCATTTAAAATTTTTGCAATTACTTCATCGATTTTTTGTGCCATCTCTTCATGGAATTCAGTACTCATCAAAACATCGGCTGGGATTTTTTCGATCCAAGCGGCATTTTCCTGAAAATAAGACTGCCAGCTAGCAATGAAGTCTTCCATAGAAAAGCGCTCTTCTTCCCAACCAATACTTGCTAAGTATGATTCAAAAGATGTTGAAATCGAACGCGTAATGCTAATTTTAACACCTGAAGACAATTCCTTATACATCTATATAATCCTCCTACTTTTTAAAAAACCTAAAATTACATGTATTTCAATTCACAATACTATCTATGCCATCGCATTAAAAAAACTAAACTAAATTCTGTCAAAAAAAATTGACAATAAGAACACTATTCGACAAGATTATTTTATAACTTTTAGCCTATAATTGCAAATTAAGGCTGTTTTGGTTGTTCAGGCCCTATTGCAAATAAAATATCTGCCTCACAAACTAGCTCGCCATCAACGGTAGCTACAGCATGTCCTTTGCCCATTACACCGCGCAGTTTAACGAATTCTACTTCTAATCGTAGCTGATCTCCCGGTACTACTTGGCGCTTAAAACGAGCGTTATCGATTCCTGTTAAAAATACTAAACGTCCTTGGTACTGTTCTGATTTTAATAAAGCGACGCCACCTACTTGCGCCAATGCCTCTACAATTAAAACACCTGGCATAACAGGATATCCTGGAAAATGTCCATTAAAGAAATCTTCGTTAATCGATACATTTTTGATACCTACTGCACGCTTGCCTACTTCTAATTCCACAATACGGTCTACAAATAAAAATGGATAACGATGTGGTAAAATTTCTTGAATTTGCTCTGCTGTTAACATTTCTTTTCCCCCTCTAAGTATGTATATATACCTTACGTCCAAAAGAGGATGTAGGTTTCAACGTATAATCGCTTTTAAATTTAAAATACTCGATTTTTTATGTGAAACACAAAGTATGGTAAAGAATATTATTATTCTTTACCATTCATAATGTCAAATATATGCTGCCATGTTTCTAATTTAAAGACATCCATTGCTTTTCCTTGACCAATTACACTGTAGCCGACCATTGTACCTAAAATAGCGGCAACAACGATTAAAACAAGAACAAGTACAACTCGTAACCAAATCGGAATCAGCCGTATTTGCACCCATCGAACCTCGCGTTGCTCTCCGTTTGAGCGACGTCCCTTTTCTTCTGGTGGCGTTTCGGTTTCTTGTGTCGGCACAGAACGTCGACGTGAATCGTTTGTCATAGATATTGTACCCCTTCATTTCTTACTCAATAATGCACTTATCTAACACCATTAATAAGCCCTAGCATTTGGTCAGCTAGTGTTACAGCTCTTGCATTAAATTGATAAGCACGTTGCGTTTCGATTAAATCTGTCATTTCCTTCGACAAGCTCACATTCGATAATTCGAGGGCTTCATTTTGCATGCCGATTTGTTGACGATTTGCTCCTTGTAACTCTGTTACAACTTCTGCTTGTGTATATCCTAGCTCTGCTAAGTTATCTGGTAAGCCTACATATGTACCAGAAATATGCTCCATTAGTTGCGGCTTTTGGAATTCCGTTACTGCTAAATCCGTACGAATAACATCACCATTCGGATATGTAGCTTCTAACATGCCTCCATTGCGAACAATAAAACCTTTTGCATTATCAGGTAATGTAATAGGCTGTCCATTTGCATCTGCCACTGGATAACCATCTGTATTGACAAGCATCACCGTTCCATTATTTAAAGGTGATAAATAAAAGTCACCTTGACGAGTATACACTGTTTTTGTGCCATTTTCACCATCTGGCATTAAAATGTTGAAATATTGCTTTGGTTTTGTAAAAGCGAGATCCAAATCGCGATCTGTTGTTTGAAGCGAACCTTGCTTATGATTTGTTTGAATTTGTCCAAGCTGTGCTCCAGAGCCATAACGGATGCCTACTGGTGATTGACGCACAGTTGGGTCCTGTTTATCATTATTAAATTGCTGATACATAAGTTCGTTGAACGTTGCTTGACGTGTTTTATAGCCATGCGTTCCACTGTTAGCAATATTATTACTAATTGTATCTAATTTATTTTGCAATTGCCCCATTGTATTTGTTGCCGTAATCATTGTTCGTAGCATGTGAAAACGCCTCCTGTTCGCTTAATTATATTTTACCGATTTCATTTACAGCCTTTTCCATACTTCGATCATACGCTTGCAACACTTTTTGGTTTGCTTCAAAAGCTCGGTATGCTGTCATTAAATCTGTCATTGTGCGTCCAGAGTCTACGTTTGAGCGCTCTAAAAATTTTTGTCCTAATGTAAACGATACACCATTTGCACCGTAAGCAGTCGGCAAGGCTTCTCCATTTTCTGTACGAATTAAGCCATTATCTTGTTTACGTAGCATGTTCGGATTGGCCGCAAAAGATACACCTACGCGCGCTACTTGCTGGTTATTCACATAAATTCCACCGTCCTGATCAAGACGGAAATCATCATTTGGTAGCTGGATGCGTTGTCCATTATCAGATAACACGTAGAGACCTTGACCATTTACTAAATAGCCTTGACCATCTAATGTGAAATTCCCGTTACGTGTATAGGCTTCTCCACCGTCTGGATGTGCTAAACGGAAGAAAATTGAACCAGAGACACCATCTTCATTTTGAGGTAAGTTTCCATCGATAAGGGCCATATCTGTCGTTAAATCCGTGCTATAGATTTGACCTTGTATGTAATTTGGCAATGTTTCTTGCATATATATCCCTGTATTGAGTGCACCAACTTGACTCATATACTGTGAGCCAGCTTGCTGATTGGCGGGTGCATTTGTTTTTCCTACGCTGGACATTAGCATATCTGGAAACGAACGGATGGTAGATTGATCTGCCTTAAATCCAGGTGTACTTGCATTTGATAAGTTGTTTGTCAGTAATTCTGTTCGTCTTTGTTGTGCTATCATACCTGTTGCTACTGTATAAAACCCTTTAAACAAAGGAATCACCTCATTGTATTTTTATAGTGATGCTGGAACACGATCAATATTTTCTAACATAATGCCAGTGCCAATTGCAACACAATCCATTGGATGTTCAGCAATAAAGACTGGAACTTTTAACTCTTCGATTAACAGTTGGTCCATTCCGTGTAATAATGCGCCACCACCAGTAATAATGACACCACGGTCAATAATATCTGCTGAAAGCTCAGGCGGTGTTTTTTCTAACACGTTTTTCGCCGATTGTACGATCATGGCTACTGATTCATGTAATGCACGTTCAATTTCCTCTGAATGAATCGTAATTGTACGAGGTAAGCCTGTTACCATATCACGACCGCGAATATCCATTGAGTCGTTACGTCCACCTTTGAAGACTGTGCCAATCGTGATTTTGATTGCTTCGGCTGTACGCTCACCAATTAACAATTTATATTCTTTTTTAATATATTGTAAAATATCATTATCAAAAACGTCGCCCGCAACCTTAATAGACTCACTTGTTACAATGTCACCCATAGAAAGAACTGCGATATCTGTAGTACCACCACCGATATCCACTACCATATTGCCACTTGGTTGGAAAATATCCATCCCAGCTCCGATTGCCGCAACTTTTGGTTCTTCCTCTAAATATACTTTTTTACCACCAGATTTTTCAGCAGCTTCGCGAATCGCTTTTTGCTCTACACTTGTAATATTTGTTGGACAGCAAATCAATATACGTGGCTTTGTTAAAAATCCTTTTAGATTTAATTTATTGATGAAATGTCTAAGCATCGCTTCGGTAACATCAAAGTCTGCAATTACTCCATCGCGTAATGGCCGAATTGCTGTTATATTACCGGGCGTGCGACCCACCATTTGACGAGCTTCTTCACCTACTGCTAATACCTTATTCGTCTTTTTATCTATTGCTACCACAGATGGTTCGTTTAGGACGATTCCTTTGCCTTTAACGTGGATTAATACGTTCGCAGTTCCTAAGTCAATGCCTATATCCTTCGAAAACATTTTTTAAATTCTCCTTCCCGCCAGTTCCAACTACATAACGTTCCTATTGTCTATTTATCTAGAATATTTTATCACACCCCATTGGTAATTTCACCTAAATTTAGTTATTCCGCTTGTTTTCCTTCAATTATATGTACACAAATAGAAATGTACAAAAAAAGAACGAATCATTCTTGACTCGCTCTTTCTTTCCACTTGTTTTTCGTTGCCTCTCCTCCACGAATATGACGTACGGCTTTATGGTAGGCGAGAATTTCTTTCACTTGATCAGCTAATCCTTCATGAATTGTTGGTAATCGCTCAGTTAAATCTTTGTGCACCGTACTTTTAGAGTAACCTGTCATTTTCGCGAGGACACGCACAGTTTCACGCGTCTCAATCAGTAATTCACCGAGGCGTATGCAGCGCTTCCGAATGTGCTCGTGCACGTTCTCGTCCTTTCCACACAATTTCACAAAATGGCTTTGGCATCAGATGCACGTCTGCGCATTTCTTCACCTTATGTGAGGACAAAGCTATTCAGAACACGATTTGCACTTTCTCGTTAAATTGCTGACTTTTTTAAAATCCTAGGAATTTTTTCGGATTAACGTATTTACCGTTTTCTAGAACTTCAAAATGCATGTGAACGCCAGCTGCTTGATTCCACTCATTGTCAGTCGCTTTTCCAAGTGCCTGACCTTGTGCTACTTCATCGCCTTCTTTCACAGCGATATCTTTTACTGAACTATAATGCGTTTGCACACCATTCGCATGCTCTAGGACGATTTTATTGCCTGTAAACGCATCTAGTTTTACTTCTAGTACTTTACCAGTTAACGCAGCAACTACTTCGAATTCCTCTCCATTCATAGAAAGGGAAATGCCTGATGAAGTTGTAAAAGTTTGATTGAATACCATTAAGGCATTCTCACGTGACTCTTCTTTTGCTTCTACATCATAAAATTCCTGTGAAACTTGTACTTTACTAAGCTCTGCTTCCTTGAATGGATACTTCATTGTTTCTGTTTTTGCATTTGTTTCAACTACTGGACCTGGGTCTACTTGCGCTACATCTGGTAATGGTGCTTCTTCTTTTGTCACGAGACTATTGTAACCAAATAACATACCTGCTAACATTAATGCACCACCCGCGTATACCGCCGGCCAAAACCAAGGTTTTTTCTGCAATTGTCCTTTTTCATTTTGAGAAGTTTTACTATTTTTATCCTCTCTCATTTTCATCACCTCTAGTTGCAGTGTGAACAACTAGAAGCTATTTTAAACATGCATCTATTTTTTTTATCTCAATTTGTTGATAATAATAGTGTAAAATCTCTGAAGCGCTCTTTCCTTCACGTGCCATCGCATCTGCACCGTACTGGCTCATACCAACGCCATGACCATATCCTTTCGTTGCTACCTGAACCTTATCCGTATTCTTATTATATGAAATCTTAAAATCTGTTGATGGTAATTGTAAGAGTGTTCTAACCTCTCTGCCTGACCATCCATTTTTACCTAATTGCAGGCGTTCTACACGCTCTGAATCATTGAGAAACACTTGCATACGATTGAAATCATTCGCCCGCCATTTAACTGGCCACAGCGCATTCCATTCGGCTAACGTCCATTCTTTTATTGTTGCAAACTTTGGAGAAGCTTGATCGGACATACTTGCAACGCTTTGTAAATACGGTAAGTCATTCCCACTGTAACCGTAAGCACTCTCTGTTTTACCATTGCTCGTTGAGTGAAACATCGCCGTAATTAATTCATTATTATATAGAAGAACTTGTCCTTCTGTTTCTGTAATGGCTTCGACAATTTTCTTTTCATTTCCCGGGAAATTGCTAGTCCAATTGGCTTTTCTTTGTTCTTTATTGTAGTAGACTTGCCTTGCAACAGTAGGTGCAATGGCTTTTTTACCGTAATTTGTCGTTTTCAGCGCATAGGTTCTGGCAGCAATGGCTTGAGCTTTTAAAGCTTCTTTATTAAAGGACACGGGCATTTCTGCAGCTACTACACCAACTATATACGTTTCTAAAGGAATTTTTTCCTTCTGTCCCTCCACTTCTATGAATATTTCACAGGCGTTTTCCGTCTTTTGTGGGGAGTTGTTAGAATGATCATCGATTCGTCTCTCACTGAATGCTACTGGCATCATATATAATGCACCAATTAAACAAATCACAGCAATTATCATTATCCAATTTTTCATAAGGAATAATATGCGAGCACTACAGAAAATATGAGCGTTCCATGATTACGGGAGTTCGTTTTGCTTTGGTTTGTGAGGGGCATTGTGCTTCGCGGGTAAATCGCTCTGCTTCGCGGGTATTTCACTTTGTTTCGCGGGTATTTCACTTTGTTTCGCGGGTATTTCACTTTGTTTCGCGGGTATTTCACTTTGTTTCGCGGGTAAATCGCTCTGCTCCGTGGGCTTCTCTTCGTTTCGCGGGTAAATCTCTCTGCTCCACGGGTATTTCACTTCATTTCGCGGGTAAATCGCTCTGCTTCGCGAGTATTTCACTTTGTTTCGCGGGTAAACCACTCTATTCCGCGGGTATTTCACTTCATTTCGCGGGTAAACCTCTCTAATCCGCGGGTAATTCACTCTGTTCCACAGGTATCTCTCTTTGCATTAATTAAAAACCTCTTTGCTTATGCTGAGCAAAGAGGTTTTGTTGTTAGTTTGCTGGTAATTCGATTGTTGTTTTTTCTTTCGGTGTAACATCCATTGTTGTTACACGTTCAATATTTGCACCAAGTGATGCTAATTTGCCATGGAAGTCTACGTAACCACGGTCTAAGTGATGGAGTTTTGTCACTCGTGTTATTCCTTCAGACACAAGACCTGCTAAAATTAGGGCTGCCGCAGCTCGTAAATCTGTTGCCATAACCTCAGCTCCCTGTAGGTTTACTGGTCCTTCGATAAACACAGAACGTCCTTCGATTTTAGCACCGGCATTCATGCGACGGAACTCTTCAACGTGCATAAAACGATTTTCAAAGACTGTTTCTGTAATGATACTCGTACCTTCAGCAGTTAACATCAACGCCATCATTTGCGACTGCATATCCGTTGGGAAGCCTGGATGTGGCATTGTTTTAATGTCTACAGCTTTTAATGTTTGCGGTACGTGGACACGTATTCCTTCATCAAGCTCTGTAATTTCTACGCCCATTTCGCGCATTTTTGCGATTAAAGCCGTCATATGTTCAGGCACAGCATTTTCAATCGTTACATCACCCTTTGTAATCGCAGCTGCTACCATAAATGTACCTGCTTCGATACGGTCAGGAATAATATAATGCTCTGCTCCATATAATGTGTCAACACCTTCAATACGAATCGTATTCGTACCTGCGCCGATAACACGGCCACCCATACTATTAATGAAGTTTGCAAGATCTACAATTTCAGGCTCTTTTGCTGCATTTTCAATTACTGTCGTTCCTTTTGCTAAAGATGCAGCCGTCATAATATTTTCTGTTGCACCGACACTTGGGAAATCTAAATATACATTCGCACCTTGTAAACGACCCTCTACCTTCGCTTCCACATAACCGTGCCCAAATGAAATTTTTGCACCCATTGCCTCAAAACCTTTTAAATGTAATTCAATTGGACGTGAACCGATTGCACAGCCACCTGGTAAAGCAACTCGTGCAAAGCCGTTTCGTGCAAGCAAAGAACCCATCACTAAAATGGATGCACGCATTTTACTGACATATTCAAATTGAGCTTCACTTGAAAGTTCTTTTGTTGCGTCTATATATACAGTATTGTCTTCTGGTATATATGTAACATCAGCGTTTAGACTTTTTAGTACTTCATTTATGGTATAAACATCTGCTAAGTTAGGGACTTCTTTAATTACATTTTCTCCTTTTGAAGCAAGTAAAGCTGCCGCCAGGATTGGTAACACTGCATTTTTTGCGCCCTCTACACGAACTTTCCCCTGTAGCTTTTGGCCGCCAGTCACTATAATTTTATCCACCTTACGTCCCTCCGAATTCAATCTCTTAACCTATCGAAAATTTATTTTAAAAAAAGATGTATAATGTCATAATAAGTAAACAAACAACTCTATAGTACAACTTTTCACACGCTCGTTCAAGCGTCCAAATCACTATTTTAAGGCATTTATTGATATTTTGCTATTAATTTATTGTACGCATTATTTTTTTTTTTGTGAATGACCAATAACACGGTAAAATATGTAAATCCCTAAGCCCTTTTTTTCAAAAGTTCGTGGATACTATATTTCCGTTTCCATAGCTTATTAAACCTCTTAAGTACATATTTCAAAGGACCACATAAGTGAACTTATGGAGCCCTTCGAAATATGCACATATGAATTACGCATCCGTTACTTTATAGTTAGTTGTCACTAGCTAACTTTAAAATAAGTAAGGGAGTTTTCCAGACCAACTTGAAACTTGTAGAAAGAAATTAGAGACTGCGGTCCCGATTGCAATGCTCAACAAAATATAAATCAACTGTATTTGAAATACTTTGTTTTTTTTAAACAATTTTTCTAGCATGAAGGCCTGCAAAGCGTAAAAAGTGATAGCAATAAAAAAGAGGTGCGATAGAATGCCCATTAAAGCTTCTTGCCCTACTGCTTCATAAATTCCCACATCGTGTTCCTCCATTTAAAAAACGGGCAGATATTACATCTGCCCGTTAAAAATTGAATTAGATATTACCCTCATGAACGTTGATACGATTCAACGCACGTTTTAATGCTAGGTCAGCACGTTTGAAATCAATGTTATCTTGTTTGCTTTGAATTCGTCCTTCAGCGCGTTTAACGGCTTCTTTAGCACGTTGTACATCGATATTATCAGCAATTTCAGCAGAAGGTGCTAAAATTGAGATCTTTTCTGGACGAACTTCAATGAAACCACCGCTTACAGCAACAATCTCAGTTGAACCATTGTCCTTTTTCAGCTTCACTGCACCGATTGCAAGTGGAGCTACCATTGGAATATGGCCGGCAAGAACACCAATCTCACCTGAAGTTGTTTTCGCGATTACCATTGATACTTCAGAATCGTATACCGGGCCGTCGGGAGTGACAATATTGACTGTAACTGTCTTCATATTTTTTCCTCCTCGTCCCTAGTATTAAACCTCTACGCCCATGCTTTTCGCTTTTTCAACTACTTCTTCAATAGAACCCACTAAACGGAAAGCATCTTCTGGTAGGTGATCGTGTTTACCTTCAAGGATTTCCTTGAATGAACGAACCGTTTCTTTAACAGGAACGTAAGAACCTTTTTGACCAGTGAATTGTTCCGCAACGTGGAAGTTTTGAGATAAGAAGAATTGAATACGACGAGCACGTTCAACTGTTTGTTTATCTTCATCAGATAACTCATCCATACCTAAGATAGCAATGATATCTTGTAATTCACGGTAACGTTGGATTGTACGTTGTACGCCAGTTGCTACTGCGTAGTGCTCAGCGCCTACGATTTCTGGTGATAATGCACGAGAAGTCGAAGCTAATGGGTCAACCGCAGGGTAGATACCCATTTCAGATAATTTACGCTCAAGGTTTGTAGTTGCATCTAAGTGGGCGAAAGTTGTAGCTGGAGCCGGGTCAGTATAGTCATCGGCTGGTACATAGATCGCTTGAATAGAAGTTACAGATCCTTTGTTAGTAGATGTGATACGTTCTTGTAATTTACCCATTTCAGTTGCAAGTGTTGGTTGGTAACCTACCGCAGAAGGCATACGACCTAATAGGGCAGAAACCTCAGAACCTGCTTGTGTGAAACGGAAGATATTGTCGATGAATAAAAGTACGTCTGCACCTTGCTCATCACGGAAGTATTCTGCCATTGTAAGACCAGTTAAAGCTACACGCATACGCGCACCTGGTGGCTCGTTCATTTGACCGAATACCATCGCTGTTTGCTTGATAACGCCTGAATCACTCATTTCGTAGAATAAGTCGTTCCCTTCACGAGTACGCTCACCTACACCAGCGAATACAGAGATACCTGAGTGCTCTTGTGCGATGTTATTGATTAATTCTTGGATTAATACTGTTTTACCTACACCGGCACCACCGAATAGACCGATTTTACCACCTTTAATGTATGGTGCTAATAAGTCTACTACTTTGATACCTGTTTCAAGGATTTCAACTGAAGTTGAAAGTTGATCGAAAGAT
This genomic interval from Lysinibacillus sphaericus contains the following:
- a CDS encoding DNA-directed RNA polymerase subunit beta; this translates as MTNDSRRRSVPTQETETPPEEKGRRSNGEQREVRWVQIRLIPIWLRVVLVLVLIVVAAILGTMVGYSVIGQGKAMDVFKLETWQHIFDIMNGKE
- the atpD gene encoding F0F1 ATP synthase subunit beta; its protein translation is MNKGHVIQVMGPVVDVKFDNGQLPAIYNSLTVKIERPNEEPTTLALEVALHLGDDSVRTIAMSSTDGLQRGAEVTDSGKAISVPVGEVTLGRVFNVLGEVIDLGEEIPADARRDSIHREAPSFDQLSTSVEILETGIKVVDLLAPYIKGGKIGLFGGAGVGKTVLIQELINNIAQEHSGISVFAGVGERTREGNDLFYEMSDSGVIKQTAMVFGQMNEPPGARMRVALTGLTMAEYFRDEQGADVLLFIDNIFRFTQAGSEVSALLGRMPSAVGYQPTLATEMGKLQERITSTNKGSVTSIQAIYVPADDYTDPAPATTFAHLDATTNLERKLSEMGIYPAVDPLASTSRALSPEIVGAEHYAVATGVQRTIQRYRELQDIIAILGMDELSDEDKQTVERARRIQFFLSQNFHVAEQFTGQKGSYVPVKETVRSFKEILEGKHDHLPEDAFRLVGSIEEVVEKAKSMGVEV
- a CDS encoding F0F1 ATP synthase subunit epsilon, translating into MKTVTVNIVTPDGPVYDSEVSMVIAKTTSGEIGVLAGHIPMVAPLAIGAVKLKKDNGSTEIVAVSGGFIEVRPEKISILAPSAEIADNIDVQRAKEAVKRAEGRIQSKQDNIDFKRADLALKRALNRINVHEGNI
- a CDS encoding flagellar hook-basal body protein; translated protein: MLRTMITATNTMGQLQNKLDTISNNIANSGTHGYKTRQATFNELMYQQFNNDKQDPTVRQSPVGIRYGSGAQLGQIQTNHKQGSLQTTDRDLDLAFTKPKQYFNILMPDGENGTKTVYTRQGDFYLSPLNNGTVMLVNTDGYPVADANGQPITLPDNAKGFIVRNGGMLEATYPNGDVIRTDLAVTEFQKPQLMEHISGTYVGLPDNLAELGYTQAEVVTELQGANRQQIGMQNEALELSNVSLSKEMTDLIETQRAYQFNARAVTLADQMLGLINGVR
- the spoIID gene encoding stage II sporulation protein D, with translation MKNWIMIIAVICLIGALYMMPVAFSERRIDDHSNNSPQKTENACEIFIEVEGQKEKIPLETYIVGVVAAEMPVSFNKEALKAQAIAARTYALKTTNYGKKAIAPTVARQVYYNKEQRKANWTSNFPGNEKKIVEAITETEGQVLLYNNELITAMFHSTSNGKTESAYGYSGNDLPYLQSVASMSDQASPKFATIKEWTLAEWNALWPVKWRANDFNRMQVFLNDSERVERLQLGKNGWSGREVRTLLQLPSTDFKISYNKNTDKVQVATKGYGHGVGMSQYGADAMAREGKSASEILHYYYQQIEIKKIDACLK
- a CDS encoding sporulation transcriptional regulator SpoIIID, yielding MHEHIRKRCIRLGELLIETRETVRVLAKMTGYSKSTVHKDLTERLPTIHEGLADQVKEILAYHKAVRHIRGGEATKNKWKERASQE
- a CDS encoding M23 family metallopeptidase, which codes for MREDKNSKTSQNEKGQLQKKPWFWPAVYAGGALMLAGMLFGYNSLVTKEEAPLPDVAQVDPGPVVETNAKTETMKYPFKEAELSKVQVSQEFYDVEAKEESRENALMVFNQTFTTSSGISLSMNGEEFEVVAALTGKVLEVKLDAFTGNKIVLEHANGVQTHYSSVKDIAVKEGDEVAQGQALGKATDNEWNQAAGVHMHFEVLENGKYVNPKKFLGF
- a CDS encoding flagellar hook-basal body protein, yielding MFKGFYTVATGMIAQQRRTELLTNNLSNASTPGFKADQSTIRSFPDMLMSSVGKTNAPANQQAGSQYMSQVGALNTGIYMQETLPNYIQGQIYSTDLTTDMALIDGNLPQNEDGVSGSIFFRLAHPDGGEAYTRNGNFTLDGQGYLVNGQGLYVLSDNGQRIQLPNDDFRLDQDGGIYVNNQQVARVGVSFAANPNMLRKQDNGLIRTENGEALPTAYGANGVSFTLGQKFLERSNVDSGRTMTDLMTAYRAFEANQKVLQAYDRSMEKAVNEIGKI
- a CDS encoding DUF1146 family protein, with protein sequence MGIYEAVGQEALMGILSHLFFIAITFYALQAFMLEKLFKKNKVFQIQLIYILLSIAIGTAVSNFFLQVSSWSGKLPYLF
- a CDS encoding rod shape-determining protein; translated protein: MFSKDIGIDLGTANVLIHVKGKGIVLNEPSVVAIDKKTNKVLAVGEEARQMVGRTPGNITAIRPLRDGVIADFDVTEAMLRHFINKLNLKGFLTKPRILICCPTNITSVEQKAIREAAEKSGGKKVYLEEEPKVAAIGAGMDIFQPSGNMVVDIGGGTTDIAVLSMGDIVTSESIKVAGDVFDNDILQYIKKEYKLLIGERTAEAIKITIGTVFKGGRNDSMDIRGRDMVTGLPRTITIHSEEIERALHESVAMIVQSAKNVLEKTPPELSADIIDRGVIITGGGALLHGMDQLLIEELKVPVFIAEHPMDCVAIGTGIMLENIDRVPASL
- the fabZ gene encoding 3-hydroxyacyl-ACP dehydratase FabZ yields the protein MLTAEQIQEILPHRYPFLFVDRIVELEVGKRAVGIKNVSINEDFFNGHFPGYPVMPGVLIVEALAQVGGVALLKSEQYQGRLVFLTGIDNARFKRQVVPGDQLRLEVEFVKLRGVMGKGHAVATVDGELVCEADILFAIGPEQPKQP
- the murA gene encoding UDP-N-acetylglucosamine 1-carboxyvinyltransferase, whose translation is MDKIIVTGGQKLQGKVRVEGAKNAVLPILAAALLASKGENVIKEVPNLADVYTINEVLKSLNADVTYIPEDNTVYIDATKELSSEAQFEYVSKMRASILVMGSLLARNGFARVALPGGCAIGSRPIELHLKGFEAMGAKISFGHGYVEAKVEGRLQGANVYLDFPSVGATENIMTAASLAKGTTVIENAAKEPEIVDLANFINSMGGRVIGAGTNTIRIEGVDTLYGAEHYIIPDRIEAGTFMVAAAITKGDVTIENAVPEHMTALIAKMREMGVEITELDEGIRVHVPQTLKAVDIKTMPHPGFPTDMQSQMMALMLTAEGTSIITETVFENRFMHVEEFRRMNAGAKIEGRSVFIEGPVNLQGAEVMATDLRAAAALILAGLVSEGITRVTKLHHLDRGYVDFHGKLASLGANIERVTTMDVTPKEKTTIELPAN